From one Rhodamnia argentea isolate NSW1041297 chromosome 1, ASM2092103v1, whole genome shotgun sequence genomic stretch:
- the LOC115740205 gene encoding UDP-glycosyltransferase 72E1-like: MKNANPHAVLLASPGMGHFIPVVELGKRLATHHGLDVTIFVVAADASIAESPLFKPPRTPNPLNLVLLPPVDISALVDSSTSVVTQLLIMMREALPLLRAAISAMKYRPTALIVDLFGTEALAIAEEFDMLKYAFITSTAWFLAVAVHFPYIDEEAEHKHRVLKRPLDIPGCRSIRYEDTLDLFLDPTDRNLYVNFTHIGMEVSNADGILVNTWQDLEPLTLHALENEKFLGRVVKGSVYPAGPLVRPNERSSKSEVMDWLDMQPMESVIYVSFGSGGTLSVKQTSELAWGLELSQHRFIWVVRPPVDDDVSANFFNVTNSHDGTPSYLPDGFFTRIRNRGMVVPMWAPQTEILAHQSIAGFFSHCGWNSTLESMVNGVPMVAWPLYAEQQMNAAMLAEELEVAVRPKLQPNTSVVEREEIAEMVRRVMELKGNAMREKVKELQRSANQALVQGGSSYNSLSKVSKECELKLRRLSAMALGA, translated from the coding sequence ATGAAAAACGCAAACCCTCATGCGGTCCTCCTCGCCAGCCCCGGCATGGGCCACTTCATCCCCGTGGTGGAGCTCGGGAAACGCCTTGCCACCCATCATGGCCTTGACGTGACCATTTTCGTGGTTGCCGCCGATGCCTCCATTGCAGAATCTCCACTCTTTAAGCCGCCGCGGACTCCGAATCCGCTGAACCTCGTGTTGCTTCCTCCAGTGGACATTTCCGCCCTCGTCGATTCGAGCACCTCGGTCGTGACCCAACTTTTGATCATGATGCGTGAGGCTCTGCCTTTGCTCCGGGCCGCCATCTCCGCCATGAAGTATCGACCCACCGCTCTCATAGTCGACTTGTTCGGAACTGAAGCTTTAGCGATAGCTGAGGAGTTCGACATGCTTAAGTATGCCTTCATCACATCGACGGCATGGTTTCTTGCGGTCGCCGTTCACTTTCCCTATATAGATGAAGAAGCAGAACACAAGCACCGCGTTCTGAAAAGGCCGCTCGACATCCCGGGCTGCCGGTCCATCCGATATGAGGATACCTTGGACCTATTCCTCGACCCAACCGATAGGAATCTCTATGTGAACTTCACTCACATTGGGATGGAGGTATCGAACGCCGATGGGATCTTAGTGAACACGTGGCAGGATCTTGAGCCGTTGACTTTGCATGCGCTCGAAAATGAGAAGTTCCTGGGTCGGGTCGTCAAGGGGTCGGTTTACCCGGCGGGTCCGCTCGTTAGACCTAACGAGCGAAGTTCAAAAAGTGAGGTGATGGATTGGCTAGACATGCAACCGATGGAGTCGGTGATCTACGTCTCTTTCGGGAGCGGTGGAACCTTGTCGGTGAAGCAAACGTCCGAGCTCGCCTGGGGGTTGGAGCTGAGCCAACATAGATTCATCTGGGTGGTACGCCCACCAGTGGACGACGATGTGTCCGCAAACTTCTTCAACGTGACAAACAGCCACGATGGTACCCCGAGCTATCTCCCCGACGGCTTCTTCACTAGAATCCGAAACCGGGGCATGGTGGTACCTATGTGGGCTCCGCAAACCGAGATCTTGGCGCATCAATCTATTGCCGGGTTCTTCTCGCACTGCGGTTGGAATTCGACTCTGGAGAGTATGGTCAATGGGGTGCCCATGGTGGCGTGGCCGCTCTATGCCGAGCAACAGATGAACGCGGCGATGTTAGCAGAAGAGCTCGAGGTGGCCGTCCGGCCAAAGTTACAGCCGAACACCAGCGTGGTCGAGAGGGAGGAGATAGCAGAGATGGTGAGAAGGGTCATGGAACTGAAGGGCAATGCGATGAGAGAAAAAGTTAAGGAGCTACAAAGAAGTGCCAACCAAGCACTGGTGCAAGGCGGTTCCTCGTACAATTCACTGTCGAAAGTGTCAAAGGAGTGTGAACTCAAGCTGCGTCGTCTGAGTGCGATGGCTCTTGGTGCTTGA
- the LOC115740275 gene encoding UDP-glycosyltransferase 72E1-like, whose protein sequence is MQTLKPHAALLASPGMGHLIPVMELGKCLAVHHGFDVTVFVVAPASSIEESPIFSSASAPNQLELVLLPLIDISGLVDSTTSIVTQLVIMMREALPSLRAAISAMRARPTALVVDLFGTEALAVAEEFDMLKYVFITSTARFLAATIHLPTMDVKAQHEHRILKKPWEIPGLEPVRFEDTFDLFVNQTDKSLYAEYTRIGREIPTADGILVNTWQDLEPSTLHALEDGKLLGRVTKAPVYTVGPLVRPVGPNSESEVMNWLDMQPVESVIYVSFGSGGTLSAEQTTELAWGLELSQQRFVWVVRPPMDGDASANFFNVSNSQDGTPNYLPEGFYTRTSDRGVVVPMWAPQTEILAHKSVGGFVSHCGWNSTLESIVNGVPMVAWPLYAEQGMNAAMLVEKLGMAVRSRTRPAGGVIGREEIADVARNIMGPKGNGMRTRAKELQRGATAAICKGGSSHNSLTQVAKECEIKLHSLSAKALGA, encoded by the coding sequence ATGCAAACCCTAAAGCCTCATGCAGCGCTCCTCGCGAGCCCCGGCATGGGCCACCTCATCCCCGTCATGGAGCTCGGGAAGTGCCTCGCCGTCCACCACGGCTTCGATGTCACTGTCTTCGTGGTGGCACCCGCCTCGTCGATCGAGGAATCCCCCATTTTCAGTTCGGCATCGGCTCCGAATCAGCTGGAGCTCGTCTTGCTCCCCCTGATTGACATTTCTGGGCTCGTCGACTCGACCACCTCGATCGTAACCCAGCTAGTCATCATGATGCGCGAGGCGTTGCCTTCGCTGAGGGCCGCTATCTCCGCCATGAGGGCGCGCCCGACAGCTCTTGTGGTCGATTTGTTCGGAACCGAAGCTCTGGCTGTGGCTGAGGAGTTTGACATGCTCAAGTACGTTTTCATTACCTCGACGGCTCGGTTTCTTGCGGCCACCATTCACTTGCCCACCATGGATGTGAAGGCACAACATGAGCATCGTATTTTGAAGAAGCCTTGGGAAATTCCAGGTCTTGAACCGGTCCGATTCGAGGACACCTTCGACCTGTTTGTGAACCAGACCGATAAGAGTCTTTATGCGGAGTATACTCGAATTGGGAGGGAAATACCGACGGCCGATGGAATTCTGGTGAACACGTGGCAAGATCTGGAGCCTTCAACATTGCATGCACTAGAAGATGGAAAGCTCTTGGGCCGGGTCACTAAGGCGCCGGTCTACACGGTTGGTCCACTGGTTAGACCGGTTGGACCGAATTCAGAGAGCGAGGTGATGAACTGGTTGGACATGCAACCAGTCGAATCGGTCATTTACGTTTCTTTCGGGAGCGGTGGGACCCTATCGGCGGAGCAAACCACCGAGCTGGCTTGGGGGCTGGAGCTGAGCCAGCAGAGATTCGTTTGGGTGGTGCGCCCGCCCATGGACGGCGATGCGTCGGCGAATTTCTTCAACGTGTCCAACAGCCAGGACGGGACGCCGAACTATCTCCCCGAGGGGTTCTACACCCGGACTAGCGACCGGGGAGTGGTGGTGCCCATGTGGGCCCCGCAGACCGAGATCCTGGCCCACAAGTCCGTGGGAGGGTTTGTGTCCCACTGCGGTTGGAACTCGACTCTAGAGAGCATAGTGAACGGAGTGCCCATGGTGGCATGGCCGCTGTATGCGGAGCAGGGGATGAACGCCGCCATGCTGGTGGAGAAGCTCGGCATGGCTGTCCGGTCAAGGACGAGGCCAGCCGGCGGGGTGATCGGAAGAGAGGAGATAGCGGACGTGGCAAGAAACATCATGGGTCCGAAAGGGAACGGAATGAGGACTAGGGCCAAGGAGCTGCAGCGCGGCGCGACGGCAGCCATATGTAAGGGCGGTTCGTCTCACAATTCACTGACCCAAGTGGCCAAGGAATGTGAAATCAAGTTGCACAGCCTGAGTGCCAAGGCTCTCGGTGCTTAG
- the LOC115740300 gene encoding anthocyanidin 3-O-glucosyltransferase 5-like, producing MEKPKKLHAALLSSPGMGHLIPVIELGKRLVADHGFQVTVFILPLQASGAEAEIIEFAMTTKLLDVLELPPPELSASGLGEDAALATRLAVMMREARPAFRSALVAMDVRPDVLIVDLFGTEHLCIGDELGIPKYVYNTSNAWFLALAIYSPTLDKEVKGEYVDRTEPLEIPGCKPVRPEDVVDPMLDRSNQQYREYVRQAGEIRMADGILLNVWEDLQAETLAALRKEEFLGRVVNGPVYTVGPLIRPVRRAGLGKELLVWLDKQPSESVMFVSFGSGGTLSAEQLVELAWGLELSQQRFIWVLRRPTVKSLDGSFFDAGKGGDGDEVLSFLPVGFTARTRDRGLVLPSWGPQVEILSHPSVGGFLSHCGWNSTLESMTNGVPMIAWPLYAEQRLNATLLAEEIGVAVRPKALPSKEIVVREEVEELVRTVMVGEEGHATRARVKEVKRSAEMAVARGGSSYESLRKMKEDCQTRGHQIKKSR from the exons ATGGAGAAGCCGAAAAAGCTCCATGCCGCGCTCCTCTCGAGCCCTGGCATGGGCCACCTCATCCCAGTCATCGAGCTTGGCAAGCGCCTCGTCGCTGACCATGGCTTCCAGGTGACCGTCTTCATCCTTCCGTTGCAGGCCTCGGGCGCCGAGGCCGAGATCATCGAGTTCGCCATGACCACCAAGCTCCTCGACGTTTTGGAGCTCCCTCCCCCTGAACTCTCGGCCTCAGGCCTCGGTGAGGATGCCGCCCTGGCCACGAGGCTTGCGGTCATGATGCGCGAGGCAAGGCCGGCGTTCAGGTCCGCGCTCGTGGCGATGGATGTGCGGCCCGATGTCCTCATCGTGGACTTGTTCGGGACGGAGCACCTGTGCATTGGCGACGAGTTGGGGATCCCAAAGTACGTCTACAACACTTCCAACGCATGGTTTCTTGCGTTGGCCATATACTCGCCGACGCTAGACAAGGAAGTGAAGGGAGAGTACGTGGACCGAACCGAACCGCTCGAGATCCCGGGTTGcaagccggtccgaccggaggACGTGGTGGACCCGATGCTGGACCGATCCAACCAGCAATACCGCGAGTACGTGAGGCAGGCTGGCGAGATCCGGATGGCAGATGGAATCTTGTTGAATGTGTGGGAGGATTTGCAGGCCGAGACGCTCGCCGCACTGAGGAAGGAAGAGTTTTTGGGCCGGGTGGTGAACGGTCCTGTATACACAGTTGGGCCGCTCATTAGACCGGTCAGACGAGCCGGTCTGGGGAAGGAGCTGCTGGTATGGCTGGATAAGCAGCCGAGCGAGTCGGTGATGTTCGTCTCGTTTGGAAGTGGAGGGACTTTGTCGGCTGAGCAGCTAGTGGAGCTGGCTTGGGGATTGGAGCTGAGCCAACAAAG GTTCATATGGGTACTCCGGCGACCAACCGTCAAGTCTCTTGATGGGTCATTCTTCGACGCGGGAAAGGGTGGCGACGGCGACGAGGTTCTGAGCTTTTTGCCGGTTGGATTCACGGCACGCACGCGCGACCGCGGATTAGTACTCCCATCGTGGGGCCCACAGGTGGAAATCCTGAGCCATCCATCCGTGGGCGGCTTCCTATCTCATTGCGGGTGGAACTCGACCCTGGAGAGCATGACGAACGGGGTGCCCATGATCGCCTGGCCGCTGTACGCGGAGCAAAGGCTGAACGCGACGCTCCTCGCGGAGGAGATAGGGGTGGCGGTCCGGCCGAAGGCGCTGCCGTCGAAGGAGATCGTGGTGAGGGAGGAGGTAGAGGAGCTGGTGAGGACAGTGATGGTGGGAGAAGAAGGGCACGCTACAAGAGCCAGGGTCAAAGAAGTCAAGAGGAGCGCGGAAATGGCGGTGGCGAGAGGGGGCAGCTCCTACGAGTCCCTGCGCAAAATGAAGGAAGATTGCCAAACGAGGGGCCACCAGATTAAGAAATCCCGTTAA